In the uncultured Methanobacterium sp. genome, one interval contains:
- a CDS encoding TRAM domain-containing protein, whose translation MFGSSNDRGNSSPINEGGEYDVKIEDTGRDGDGIARIEGFVVFVSGAKEGEEVRIRINSVRRNFAFAEVVD comes from the coding sequence ATGTTCGGAAGTAGTAATGATAGAGGAAATTCTTCACCTATTAATGAAGGTGGAGAGTACGATGTAAAAATTGAAGATACTGGTAGAGACGGAGACGGAATTGCCCGTATTGAAGGTTTTGTGGTTTTTGTTTCAGGTGCTAAAGAAGGAGAAGAAGTTAGAATCAGAATTAATTCTGTTCGAAGAAACTTCGCCTTTGCTGAAGTAGTAGACTAA
- a CDS encoding MoxR family ATPase, translating into MVEGPPGTGKTELAKAIARALGRDFFRVQCYEGITFEQMVGEWNYQKQLLHLEMSRLKETEQDVFGEEFFIKRPLLQAFINPNPAVMLIDEIDKADEEVESFLLQALGEKEITVNDLGTFTLKNDLLVVLTSNSQRMLLDETRDRCLFLYIDYPPLEREVEIVKALVPDAPHELVEKVVGFIQKIRKLDLVKIPSIRATVDWVRTLLVTGDKDASDDALEKTVKVVLKSEEDRKKVDTRIFK; encoded by the coding sequence CTGGTTGAAGGGCCACCTGGAACCGGGAAAACAGAGCTTGCTAAGGCCATTGCACGAGCTCTGGGAAGAGATTTTTTCAGGGTACAGTGTTATGAGGGAATAACCTTCGAACAGATGGTTGGAGAGTGGAATTACCAGAAACAGTTATTGCACCTGGAGATGTCCCGCCTGAAAGAGACAGAACAGGATGTATTTGGTGAGGAGTTCTTCATTAAAAGACCATTACTCCAGGCGTTCATTAACCCAAATCCTGCAGTGATGCTCATTGATGAAATCGATAAGGCAGATGAAGAAGTGGAAAGCTTCCTTCTCCAGGCACTGGGAGAAAAAGAGATCACAGTAAATGATCTGGGAACATTCACCCTTAAAAATGATCTTCTGGTAGTTTTAACCTCCAATTCCCAGAGAATGTTACTGGATGAAACCAGAGACCGGTGCCTTTTCCTCTATATTGATTACCCCCCACTGGAAAGAGAAGTTGAAATTGTGAAAGCACTGGTACCTGACGCACCACATGAACTGGTGGAGAAAGTGGTGGGATTCATCCAGAAGATACGGAAACTGGACCTGGTGAAGATACCATCAATCAGGGCCACAGTTGACTGGGTTCGAACACTCCTGGTTACTGGTGATAAAGATGCCAGTGATGATGCCCTGGAAAAAACCGTCAAAGTGGTTTTAAAGTCAGAAGAAGACCGGAAAAAAGTGGATACCCGGATATTCAAATAG
- a CDS encoding VWA domain-containing protein has protein sequence MAKIVTFSGLLREKGIPVSIRSTHTGTQVSNLISEEDPLFKDALAAVYVKEQKQRESFNQLFDEFFGGVSADAEDEGEDGISSSQNKNVWSKSKQKWTISHQEDDTNDIKAPEISSNEFNYHPPLEDIKKTPDESELLSRDINTLNSFEPELFLLCQKMGKKIAMVRSRRQRQARIMRPDVRRTIRKNLQNGGALIDLVKSKPRIKKNHHFFLNDVSGSCDWISNWFFCLIYAAQNSFRRVRVFDFDHQTKETTIAMTEPSMMDAFIKVRDIRQKNLMIHGTSNMYQAFESFLEKVQLNRRSTLMILTDCRDWAGPKVDGIPQSTHLVEKMSRKCHKVMIFNPEDKKKWDVVDSCVSHYRDAGAEIHEVRNLNQLANLVRDI, from the coding sequence ATGGCTAAGATCGTTACCTTCTCGGGTTTATTAAGGGAAAAGGGGATTCCAGTTAGTATCAGGAGCACTCATACTGGTACGCAAGTTTCAAATCTGATAAGTGAGGAAGATCCTCTTTTTAAGGATGCCCTGGCTGCAGTGTATGTAAAGGAACAAAAACAGAGGGAATCATTCAACCAGCTTTTTGATGAATTCTTTGGGGGAGTTTCAGCAGATGCAGAGGATGAGGGAGAAGATGGAATATCCTCATCACAGAATAAGAATGTATGGTCCAAAAGCAAACAGAAATGGACTATCAGCCATCAGGAAGATGACACTAATGATATTAAAGCACCTGAAATAAGTTCCAATGAATTTAACTATCATCCTCCCCTGGAAGATATTAAAAAAACACCGGATGAATCAGAACTGCTTTCCCGGGATATTAACACACTGAATTCATTTGAACCGGAACTTTTCCTGTTATGCCAGAAAATGGGTAAAAAGATCGCCATGGTGAGAAGCAGGCGCCAGCGCCAGGCTAGAATTATGCGTCCAGATGTCCGGCGTACCATACGTAAAAATCTTCAAAATGGAGGGGCGCTCATTGATCTGGTGAAAAGCAAGCCTCGTATAAAGAAAAACCATCATTTCTTCCTGAATGATGTGAGTGGTTCCTGTGACTGGATTAGTAACTGGTTTTTCTGTCTTATTTACGCTGCCCAGAACTCTTTTAGAAGAGTCAGAGTCTTTGATTTTGACCACCAGACAAAAGAAACCACCATTGCCATGACTGAACCCAGTATGATGGATGCTTTTATCAAAGTGCGTGATATCAGGCAGAAGAATCTGATGATTCACGGGACCAGTAACATGTATCAGGCCTTTGAATCATTCCTGGAAAAGGTTCAACTTAACCGCCGCTCCACCCTGATGATATTAACTGATTGCAGGGATTGGGCAGGTCCCAAGGTTGATGGCATACCCCAGAGCACCCATCTGGTGGAAAAAATGAGCCGTAAATGTCATAAAGTGATGATATTCAATCCAGAAGATAAGAAAAAATGGGATGTGGTGGATAGCTGTGTTTCCCACTACCGTGATGCCGGGGCAGAGATCCATGAGGTGCGGAATCTCAACCAGCTGGCAAATTTAGTGAGGGATATTTAA
- the nucS gene encoding endonuclease NucS, giving the protein MKLVEEKNPDTKRVLEIINEGLSKRAVITIMASCRVYYDGRAVSRLELGDRIILIKSDGSFIIHQDRNLEPVNWQPPKTKVTADIHQGMVKIRGVRRNPTESLEAEILQTHMISYFIGEDVESLELAGYEANMGDLIFKDPEVIEKGFRPTSREYHTPQGFIDVLGKDHEGNITILELKSRKAGVNAVKQLRRYVDCFSDHKEAVRGVLVAPSVTDEARELLEEQKMEFKALEPPRELGNKKVVTLEKFFG; this is encoded by the coding sequence ATGAAACTGGTGGAAGAAAAAAACCCAGATACCAAACGGGTACTGGAGATTATCAATGAAGGATTATCAAAAAGAGCAGTTATTACTATCATGGCTTCCTGTCGTGTTTATTATGATGGAAGGGCTGTAAGTCGCCTGGAATTAGGTGACAGGATCATATTAATCAAATCAGATGGCTCATTCATAATCCACCAGGACCGAAACCTGGAACCAGTAAACTGGCAACCACCCAAAACCAAAGTCACAGCTGATATTCATCAGGGAATGGTTAAAATCAGAGGAGTCAGGCGAAACCCAACAGAATCCCTGGAAGCAGAAATCCTGCAAACCCACATGATATCCTATTTCATAGGAGAAGATGTTGAAAGCCTGGAACTAGCGGGTTACGAGGCAAATATGGGTGATCTTATATTTAAGGATCCTGAAGTTATAGAAAAGGGCTTTCGGCCTACTTCACGTGAATACCATACTCCCCAGGGATTCATTGACGTACTGGGTAAAGATCATGAGGGTAATATAACCATTCTAGAACTGAAAAGTAGAAAAGCCGGTGTTAACGCGGTTAAACAGTTGCGAAGGTATGTTGATTGTTTCAGTGATCATAAAGAAGCGGTCAGGGGAGTTTTAGTTGCTCCTTCTGTTACCGACGAAGCCAGGGAGTTACTGGAAGAACAAAAAATGGAATTCAAGGCACTGGAGCCACCCCGAGAATTAGGAAATAAGAAGGTTGTCACCCTGGAGAAGTTCTTTGGATAA